The following coding sequences are from one uncultured Cohaesibacter sp. window:
- a CDS encoding helix-turn-helix transcriptional regulator has translation MNQTDKAEVAERLRWVRKQFSPDQKSFAESLGVDQKRYSNWETGTSRLSLQGALLISDRFGVSLDFLYFGRVDTLSQQMRKDWMSNPIVSRAKSSKEKPN, from the coding sequence ATGAACCAAACAGACAAAGCTGAAGTAGCCGAGCGCCTACGTTGGGTAAGAAAGCAGTTCTCGCCCGATCAAAAAAGCTTTGCCGAATCGTTGGGGGTTGATCAGAAGCGATATAGCAATTGGGAAACAGGAACTAGTCGCCTCTCTCTTCAAGGTGCCTTGCTAATATCCGACAGGTTTGGCGTATCTTTAGATTTTCTGTATTTTGGAAGAGTTGACACGTTATCGCAACAAATGCGCAAAGACTGGATGTCCAATCCTATTGTGAGCCGTGCCAAAAGCTCTAAAGAAAAACCAAATTGA
- a CDS encoding DUF2312 domain-containing protein, with protein sequence MTNTGGVAADQLRAFVERIERLEEEKKAISDDVKDVYAEAKGNGFDVKAMRALIRLRKLDTSERLEMDALLDLYLHALGMAPSE encoded by the coding sequence ATGACCAACACCGGAGGCGTTGCCGCCGATCAACTACGCGCATTTGTTGAACGTATCGAGCGGCTCGAAGAAGAAAAGAAAGCCATCAGCGACGACGTGAAGGACGTATATGCCGAAGCCAAAGGCAACGGGTTCGACGTAAAGGCCATGCGTGCGCTTATCCGCCTGCGCAAGCTGGATACCAGCGAGCGCTTGGAAATGGACGCATTGCTTGACCTCTATCTGCACGCCCTAGGAATGGCCCCGAGCGAATAG
- a CDS encoding DUF6538 domain-containing protein, with protein MKLYLQLRGKKYYYNRRVPKHLREIEGRGDLKISLNTDSFEEAKAKAANINSKIEKRWDALLASDSDRAAECWQAANTIAKSYGFAFVGIDKLVDPDNIKNLADRLDAIEKERKFNHRPTVEALLGTAKQPSVTLSDALNRYFSLTGEIQARKSENQIRKWKNPRIKAVSNFSKLIERDIPIEEISREMALDFRDWWLDRVLNEGKQPDTANKDIQHLNSIITKVSQALRLKDIEPFKGLRLKKGQNERTPPYSNEFVINRLLNSNALAGLSLDHRLIFYMLIETGARPGEIVNLRPENIRLNDPIPHIQIRSVSKREVKTRNAERDIPLVGISLWAAKKRPKGFAALSDKEDSVSGNINKYLRNNGLKETPKHRLYSLRSAFQDRMIAVRHPDPSLGQMPERMQADLFGHGIGRPKYGVGCSAKNEEIFKQAESYLKQMAFPLPDWAK; from the coding sequence ATGAAGCTTTACCTCCAGCTACGCGGCAAAAAATACTATTACAACAGGCGAGTCCCAAAGCATTTGCGCGAAATTGAGGGGCGGGGGGATTTGAAAATCTCCCTCAACACCGATTCGTTCGAAGAGGCTAAAGCCAAAGCCGCGAATATCAATTCCAAAATCGAAAAACGATGGGACGCGCTATTGGCTTCGGATAGCGATAGGGCGGCGGAATGCTGGCAGGCTGCAAACACGATAGCAAAATCTTATGGGTTTGCATTTGTGGGCATTGATAAGCTTGTTGACCCTGACAACATTAAAAACCTTGCAGATCGTCTGGACGCTATCGAGAAAGAGCGCAAGTTCAATCACAGGCCAACCGTCGAGGCTCTCTTGGGGACGGCTAAACAGCCTAGCGTTACGCTTTCAGACGCCTTGAACAGATACTTTTCGTTGACAGGAGAGATACAAGCGCGCAAGAGCGAAAATCAAATCAGGAAATGGAAGAACCCGCGCATTAAGGCGGTAAGCAACTTCTCCAAACTGATAGAACGAGACATTCCAATCGAAGAAATTTCTCGTGAAATGGCGCTCGATTTTCGTGATTGGTGGCTTGATAGAGTGTTGAATGAAGGAAAACAGCCAGACACCGCAAACAAAGATATCCAGCATCTGAATTCCATTATTACCAAAGTCTCTCAAGCATTGCGCTTAAAGGACATTGAACCTTTCAAGGGTCTTAGGCTCAAGAAAGGGCAAAACGAACGCACGCCACCATATAGCAATGAATTCGTTATCAATCGTCTCCTGAACAGCAATGCTCTAGCAGGGCTGTCTCTAGACCATCGCCTGATTTTCTACATGCTGATTGAGACCGGCGCACGACCTGGTGAAATCGTCAATCTGAGGCCAGAAAACATAAGGCTGAATGATCCTATTCCACACATTCAAATTCGCTCTGTATCAAAGCGAGAAGTCAAAACGCGCAATGCTGAAAGAGATATCCCGTTAGTTGGAATATCGCTCTGGGCCGCAAAGAAGCGGCCAAAAGGCTTTGCTGCGCTTTCTGACAAAGAGGATAGCGTTAGTGGAAATATCAATAAGTATCTTCGCAACAATGGCCTCAAGGAAACGCCAAAGCACCGGCTCTATTCTCTTAGGTCAGCTTTCCAGGACCGCATGATAGCTGTAAGGCATCCAGACCCGTCATTAGGGCAAATGCCGGAACGCATGCAAGCCGATCTCTTCGGACATGGAATCGGGCGTCCTAAATATGGTGTTGGTTGTTCTGCAAAGAATGAGGAAATCTTCAAACAGGCAGAAAGCTATCTAAAACAAATGGCTTTCCCTTTGCCAGATTGGGCAAAGTGA
- a CDS encoding lysozyme, whose amino-acid sequence MQLVTDWRRVVATSLSFWMQILGLLILIAPEIRFYVTGQDCDPFLVWWLGVLFLVAGLVGRVYRQKLSMVREWLRIGAIALIVVLLAILLAGRAFAAPVSKEDTLAVAVPFIAQEEGEKLVAYKDIVGVWTICSGSTRGVYKGMRKTVAECRELLRTEVAEYRGKLHRYFTSTTKEKRLTAKRDTAYVSLAYNAGVSAIGKSTATRRLNAGNIKGGCQALTWWNKAGGRVIRGLVARRAREKAYCMEGLR is encoded by the coding sequence ATGCAACTAGTAACTGACTGGCGGCGCGTAGTCGCTACATCGCTTTCCTTCTGGATGCAAATACTGGGCTTATTGATCCTCATTGCTCCGGAGATCCGGTTTTATGTGACTGGGCAGGATTGTGACCCCTTCCTTGTCTGGTGGCTCGGTGTGCTGTTTCTGGTCGCAGGCCTTGTTGGCCGTGTCTACAGGCAGAAGCTCTCCATGGTGCGTGAGTGGCTCCGGATTGGTGCCATTGCCTTGATTGTTGTCTTGCTTGCGATCCTGTTGGCTGGCCGTGCCTTTGCCGCTCCGGTGAGTAAAGAGGATACTCTGGCCGTTGCCGTTCCCTTTATCGCACAAGAGGAAGGGGAAAAGCTTGTTGCCTACAAGGATATTGTTGGCGTTTGGACCATCTGTAGTGGATCGACGCGGGGCGTTTATAAGGGCATGCGCAAGACGGTTGCTGAATGTCGCGAACTGCTGCGTACTGAAGTGGCCGAGTATCGCGGCAAGCTGCATCGATACTTTACAAGCACGACCAAGGAAAAACGTCTCACTGCCAAGCGTGACACGGCCTATGTGAGCCTTGCCTATAACGCGGGTGTCTCAGCGATCGGAAAGAGCACAGCAACGCGAAGGCTTAACGCTGGCAACATCAAAGGGGGGTGTCAGGCGCTTACATGGTGGAACAAAGCAGGCGGCAGGGTGATCCGTGGACTTGTGGCAAGACGTGCGCGTGAGAAGGCATACTGCATGGAGGGGCTCCGATGA